One Kribbella sp. NBC_00662 genomic region harbors:
- a CDS encoding MoaD/ThiS family protein — MIAVRLPTVLRPFAGGAERVEVEGTTVAEAFAALDAPLRRRLTDEQGGLRRHVNIYLRDDNIRDLDGLDTPLADGDELLVLPSVAGG, encoded by the coding sequence ATGATCGCAGTACGCCTGCCCACCGTGCTCCGCCCGTTCGCCGGCGGCGCCGAGCGGGTCGAGGTCGAAGGTACGACGGTCGCCGAGGCGTTTGCGGCGCTGGACGCGCCATTGCGCCGACGGCTCACCGACGAGCAGGGCGGTCTGCGCCGGCACGTGAACATCTATCTGCGTGACGACAACATCCGTGACCTCGACGGCCTCGACACCCCGCTCGCCGACGGCGACGAGCTCCTGGTCCTGCCGAGCGTCGCCGGAGGGTGA
- a CDS encoding WD40/YVTN/BNR-like repeat-containing protein, with protein sequence MSEAVLLIGTKKGLWIGRSDAARKVWRLDGPVPEFEMQGVYAVGIDTRGDRPRLFVGGTSEHWGPAVFHSDDLGATWAEPPEGSIGFPADAGASLERVWQIQPAPAGQPGVVYAGSQPSALWKSTDGGVTFELVRGLWDHPHRTQWDAGFGGQAVHTVLPHATDPDRVSVAMSTGGVYRTTDGGTSWSPANHGIKAYFMPDPDPEFGQCVHKLAAHPDVPERLFAQNHHGVYRSDDGGSIWKSIADGLPSDFGFPMVVHPHEPDTVYVFPLVADGNRIPTEAKCRVYRSRDAGATWEPLSAGLPDVSYVPVLRDAMATDAADPAGVYVGTRDGCVYASADAGDSWVDVASHLPDVLTVRAAVVG encoded by the coding sequence ATGTCCGAGGCCGTACTGCTGATCGGGACCAAGAAAGGTCTCTGGATCGGCCGGAGCGACGCCGCGCGCAAGGTGTGGCGGCTGGACGGGCCGGTGCCGGAATTCGAGATGCAGGGTGTGTACGCCGTGGGCATCGACACCCGTGGCGACCGGCCGCGACTGTTCGTCGGCGGCACCAGCGAGCACTGGGGGCCGGCGGTCTTCCACTCCGACGACCTCGGCGCGACCTGGGCCGAGCCGCCGGAGGGCTCGATCGGTTTCCCGGCCGATGCCGGGGCCTCGCTCGAGCGGGTCTGGCAGATCCAGCCGGCGCCTGCCGGTCAGCCCGGAGTCGTGTACGCCGGGTCGCAGCCGTCCGCGCTGTGGAAGTCGACCGACGGGGGAGTGACGTTCGAGCTCGTCCGCGGGCTGTGGGACCACCCGCACCGGACCCAGTGGGACGCCGGGTTCGGCGGGCAGGCCGTGCACACCGTGCTCCCGCACGCCACCGATCCGGACCGCGTCAGCGTGGCGATGTCGACCGGCGGCGTCTACCGGACCACCGACGGCGGTACGTCGTGGTCGCCCGCGAACCACGGGATCAAGGCGTACTTCATGCCGGATCCCGACCCCGAGTTCGGTCAGTGCGTGCACAAGCTCGCCGCCCATCCCGACGTACCCGAGCGGCTGTTCGCGCAGAACCATCACGGTGTCTACCGCTCCGACGACGGCGGCTCGATCTGGAAGTCGATCGCGGACGGGCTGCCGTCGGACTTCGGCTTCCCGATGGTGGTGCACCCGCACGAGCCGGACACGGTCTACGTCTTCCCATTGGTTGCGGACGGCAACAGGATCCCGACCGAGGCGAAGTGCCGCGTCTACCGGTCCCGGGACGCGGGCGCCACCTGGGAGCCGCTGTCCGCCGGGCTGCCCGACGTGTCGTACGTTCCGGTACTGCGGGACGCGATGGCCACCGACGCCGCGGACCCGGCCGGCGTGTACGTCGGCACCCGCGACGGCTGCGTCTACGCGAGCGCCGACGCCGGCGACAGCTGGGTCGACGTCGCCAGCCACCTGCCCGACGTACTCACGGTGCGCGCCGCGGTGGTCGGATGA
- a CDS encoding 2-hydroxyacid dehydrogenase, translating into MADVKAWLPWEDPDDFLRGLPEGYDVDFYAGGPRPALLDQVELYVPSYMGGGEVLDIVREMPALKVVQLQTAGFEHVQSRLAEGVTLCNARGVHDASTAELAVGLILASYRRLPRAVRDQERELWPDSYDEVDDSLADRTVLILGYGAIGEALERRLSGFECEVIRVARRERDGVHPTSELPELLPLADVVVLLTPATPETTGMVDAKFLASMKDGALLVNVARGVVVDTDALLAELGTRRISAALDVTDPEPLPTGHPLWSAPNVLINPHRGGASTAFAPRVARLVRAQLERYATGEPLINVVAGPQR; encoded by the coding sequence ATGGCTGACGTGAAGGCTTGGCTGCCCTGGGAGGACCCGGACGATTTCCTCCGCGGCCTGCCCGAGGGGTACGACGTGGATTTCTACGCCGGCGGTCCGCGGCCGGCGTTGCTGGACCAGGTGGAGTTATACGTGCCGAGCTACATGGGCGGCGGTGAGGTGCTCGACATCGTCCGCGAGATGCCCGCGCTGAAGGTCGTGCAGCTGCAGACGGCCGGGTTCGAGCACGTCCAGTCGCGGCTCGCCGAAGGCGTCACGTTGTGCAATGCCCGCGGCGTCCACGACGCGTCGACGGCCGAGCTCGCGGTCGGGCTGATCCTGGCGTCGTACCGGCGGCTGCCGCGGGCGGTCCGCGACCAGGAGCGGGAGCTCTGGCCGGACTCGTACGACGAGGTCGACGACTCGCTCGCGGACCGGACCGTGCTGATTCTCGGGTACGGCGCGATCGGCGAGGCGCTCGAACGGCGGCTGAGCGGGTTCGAGTGCGAGGTGATCCGGGTCGCCCGGCGGGAGCGCGACGGCGTACACCCGACGAGTGAGCTGCCGGAGCTGCTGCCGCTCGCGGACGTCGTCGTACTGCTGACGCCGGCCACGCCGGAGACCACCGGGATGGTCGACGCCAAGTTCCTGGCGAGCATGAAGGACGGCGCGCTGCTGGTGAACGTCGCGCGGGGTGTCGTCGTGGACACGGACGCGTTGCTGGCCGAGCTCGGCACGCGGCGGATCAGCGCCGCCCTCGACGTGACCGACCCCGAGCCGTTGCCCACCGGACATCCGCTGTGGTCAGCTCCGAACGTGCTGATCAATCCGCATCGCGGCGGCGCGTCGACGGCGTTCGCGCCGCGGGTGGCCCGGCTGGTCCGTGCGCAGTTGGAGCGCTACGCGACGGGCGAGCCGCTGATCAATGTAGTGGCAGGACCTCAACGCTAG
- a CDS encoding FAD-binding oxidoreductase, whose product MPSTSDLAATLAHDQAVGRLRESYERIPQGDPVRLAKRSSNLFRPRTELDRPGLDVSKLTGVISVDPAARTADVQGMCTYEDLVAATLPHGLTPMVVPQLKTITLGGAVTGLGIESSSFRAGLPHESVLELDILTGAGDLVTARPDGEHADLFRMFPNSYGTLGYATRLRIELDRISPYVALRHVRLGLDELAPAVDEVVASGTYDGEPVHFVDGVAFSPAEAYLTLGRNSDAATRTSDYTGQQIYYRSIQQRQRDFLTAHDYLWRWDTDWFWCSAAFGAQQPVVRRLWPRRWRRSDVFHKIVGFENRHHFAARLARRRGQPDRERVVQDVEIPVGRLAEFLRWFDAEVGMRPVWLCPLRLRGSSAWPLYPLSPGETYVNVGFWGTVPIAPGAADGDVNRRIEAAVTEFGGHKSLYSDAYYDRDTFDRLYNVAALAEVKKRYDPDARLTGLYEKAVTRR is encoded by the coding sequence GTGCCTTCGACATCGGATCTGGCGGCGACGCTCGCACACGATCAGGCCGTCGGGCGGCTGCGGGAGTCGTACGAGCGCATCCCGCAGGGCGACCCGGTCCGGCTGGCGAAGCGCTCTTCGAACCTGTTCCGCCCGCGGACCGAGCTCGACCGGCCCGGTCTGGACGTGTCGAAGCTGACCGGGGTGATCAGCGTCGACCCGGCCGCGCGGACGGCCGACGTCCAGGGCATGTGCACCTACGAGGACCTGGTCGCGGCCACCCTGCCGCACGGGCTGACCCCGATGGTCGTACCGCAGCTGAAGACGATCACGCTCGGCGGCGCGGTCACCGGGCTCGGCATCGAGTCGTCGTCGTTCCGGGCCGGCCTGCCGCACGAGTCGGTGCTCGAGCTCGACATCCTCACCGGCGCCGGCGACCTCGTCACGGCCCGCCCGGACGGTGAGCACGCGGACCTGTTCCGGATGTTCCCGAACTCCTACGGCACGCTCGGCTACGCGACCCGGCTGCGGATCGAGCTCGACAGGATCTCGCCGTACGTCGCGCTCCGGCACGTCCGGCTCGGGCTCGACGAGCTGGCACCGGCAGTCGACGAAGTGGTTGCCTCAGGCACGTATGACGGCGAGCCGGTGCATTTCGTCGACGGGGTCGCCTTCAGCCCCGCCGAGGCGTACCTGACGCTGGGCCGCAACAGCGACGCGGCAACCCGGACGAGTGACTACACCGGCCAGCAGATCTACTACCGCTCGATCCAGCAGCGGCAGCGGGACTTCCTCACCGCGCACGACTACCTGTGGCGGTGGGACACCGACTGGTTCTGGTGTTCGGCGGCCTTCGGTGCACAGCAGCCCGTCGTACGGCGGCTGTGGCCCCGACGGTGGCGGCGCAGCGACGTGTTCCACAAGATCGTCGGCTTCGAGAACCGGCATCATTTCGCGGCCAGGCTCGCGCGGCGCCGCGGCCAGCCGGATCGTGAGCGCGTCGTCCAGGATGTCGAGATCCCGGTCGGGCGGCTCGCGGAGTTCCTGCGCTGGTTCGACGCCGAGGTGGGTATGCGGCCGGTCTGGCTCTGCCCGCTGCGGCTGCGCGGCTCGTCGGCCTGGCCTTTGTATCCACTCTCGCCCGGTGAGACGTACGTGAACGTCGGCTTCTGGGGCACCGTGCCGATCGCCCCCGGCGCTGCGGACGGCGACGTCAACCGGCGCATCGAGGCTGCCGTGACCGAGTTCGGCGGGCACAAGTCGCTGTACTCCGACGCCTACTACGACCGAGACACGTTCGACCGGCTCTACAACGTCGCAGCGCTGGCCGAGGTGAAGAAACGCTACGACCCGGACGCCCGGCTCACCGGGCTCTACGAGAAGGCGGTGACGCGCCGATGA
- a CDS encoding class I SAM-dependent methyltransferase — protein sequence MTTLAHQVSIADALTTVLPDGLPFRFTAYDGSSAGPEDSQIHMHLATERGLSYVLTAPGDLGMVRAYVMGDLEITGVHPGNPYELMRLILDSFHFQRPSAAEALRIVRGLGWSHLKPPPPPPQEHLPKWRRTFEGLRHSKARDKSAIHHHYDVSNTFYEWVLGPSMTYTCAVYPSADATLEEAQYEKYDLVARKLDLKPGMRLLDVGCGWGGMVRHAAREYGVQALGVTLSAAQAEWAAAKIKEDGLEDRAEVRYLDYRDVPERDFDVISSIGLTEHIGVRNYPSYFGFLLDRLKPGGRLLNHCITRPDNRFRHTGAFIDRYIFPDGELIGSGRIIAEAQDAGFEVRHEENLREHYALTLAAWNDNLVTHWDEAVAEVGPATAKIWGLYLAASRAGFEHNTIQLHQVLAVKPDARGNSHFPLRPTWGS from the coding sequence ATGACGACGCTCGCACATCAGGTTTCGATCGCTGATGCCCTCACCACGGTGCTCCCGGACGGGCTCCCGTTCCGCTTCACGGCGTACGACGGCAGCTCCGCCGGGCCGGAGGACTCGCAGATCCACATGCACCTGGCCACCGAGCGCGGCCTGTCGTACGTCCTGACGGCGCCCGGTGACCTCGGCATGGTCCGCGCGTACGTGATGGGCGACCTGGAGATCACCGGCGTCCACCCGGGCAACCCGTACGAGCTGATGCGGCTGATCCTCGACAGCTTCCACTTCCAGCGGCCGTCCGCCGCGGAGGCGCTGCGGATCGTCCGCGGTCTGGGCTGGAGCCACCTGAAGCCGCCGCCTCCCCCGCCGCAGGAGCACCTGCCCAAGTGGCGTCGTACGTTCGAGGGGCTGCGGCACTCGAAGGCGCGGGACAAGTCGGCGATCCACCACCACTACGACGTGTCGAACACGTTCTACGAGTGGGTGCTCGGGCCGTCGATGACCTACACCTGCGCCGTCTATCCGAGCGCCGATGCGACGCTGGAAGAGGCGCAGTACGAGAAGTACGACCTGGTCGCGCGCAAGCTCGACCTGAAGCCGGGCATGCGGCTGCTCGACGTCGGTTGCGGCTGGGGCGGGATGGTCCGGCACGCGGCGCGCGAGTACGGCGTACAGGCGCTGGGCGTCACGTTGTCGGCGGCGCAGGCGGAGTGGGCCGCGGCCAAGATCAAGGAAGACGGGCTGGAGGACCGGGCCGAGGTCCGGTACCTGGACTACCGCGACGTACCCGAGCGGGATTTCGACGTGATCAGCTCGATCGGCCTGACCGAGCACATCGGCGTCCGCAACTACCCGTCGTACTTCGGCTTCCTGCTGGACCGGCTGAAGCCGGGTGGCCGGCTGCTCAACCACTGCATCACCCGGCCCGACAACCGGTTCCGTCACACCGGCGCCTTCATCGACCGCTACATCTTCCCCGACGGCGAACTGATCGGCTCCGGCCGCATCATCGCCGAGGCCCAGGACGCCGGCTTCGAGGTCCGTCACGAGGAGAACCTCCGCGAGCACTACGCCCTCACCCTGGCCGCCTGGAACGACAACCTCGTCACCCACTGGGACGAGGCCGTGGCCGAGGTCGGCCCCGCGACTGCCAAGATCTGGGGCCTCTACCTGGCCGCCAGCCGCGCCGGCTTCGAACACAACACCATCCAGCTCCACCAGGTCCTCGCCGTAAAACCCGACGCCCGAGGCAACTCCCACTTCCCCCTCCGCCCCACCTGGGGAAGCTGA
- a CDS encoding sorbosone dehydrogenase family protein: protein MRGRAAVVVAALTLATGCSEATPSSSGSASAPTSASAVDGPAAVTLTVASTVATGIEVPWGLAFLPDKSALVAERDSGKIKRIVGGQVSDVGTVEDVKASSEGGLLGLAVDPGYPGKPHIYAYYSGGDDNRIARITYQDGKLSDQQVILEGIPKAAIHNGGRLRFGPDGFLYAGTGDGSDRPNSQDDNSLGGKILRITTDGKAAPGNPDGRVWITKGHRNVQGLAFDGNQLYAAEFGQNTWDELNAIKPGSNYGWPAAEGISRLDGMTDPIAQWHTADASPSGIAFAQGHIFMASLRGERLWAIPVADGKRIGEPQAFFTTKYGRLRTVEAAPDGSLWVTTSNTDGRGQPHDGDDRILRVTLSS, encoded by the coding sequence GTGCGCGGTCGGGCTGCTGTGGTGGTTGCGGCGTTGACGTTGGCGACGGGGTGTTCGGAGGCGACTCCGAGCAGTTCGGGGTCTGCGTCGGCGCCGACGAGTGCGAGCGCGGTCGACGGGCCGGCCGCGGTGACGCTGACCGTGGCCTCGACGGTGGCGACGGGGATCGAGGTGCCTTGGGGGTTGGCGTTCCTCCCGGACAAGAGTGCGTTGGTGGCAGAGCGGGACTCCGGGAAGATCAAGCGGATCGTCGGTGGGCAGGTGTCCGACGTCGGGACGGTCGAGGACGTGAAGGCGTCGTCCGAGGGCGGGCTGCTGGGGCTGGCGGTGGATCCGGGGTATCCGGGGAAGCCCCACATCTACGCGTACTACTCGGGCGGGGACGACAACCGGATCGCGCGGATCACGTACCAGGACGGGAAGCTGTCCGACCAGCAGGTGATTCTGGAGGGGATCCCGAAGGCGGCGATCCACAACGGCGGGCGGCTGCGGTTCGGGCCGGACGGCTTCCTGTACGCCGGGACCGGGGACGGCTCGGACCGGCCGAACTCGCAGGACGACAACTCGCTCGGCGGGAAGATCCTGCGGATCACCACCGACGGGAAGGCCGCGCCGGGTAATCCGGACGGGCGGGTGTGGATCACCAAGGGGCACCGGAACGTGCAGGGGCTCGCGTTCGACGGGAACCAGCTCTACGCCGCGGAGTTCGGGCAGAACACCTGGGACGAGCTGAACGCGATCAAGCCCGGCTCGAACTACGGCTGGCCGGCCGCCGAGGGGATCAGCCGGCTGGACGGGATGACCGACCCGATCGCGCAGTGGCACACCGCCGACGCGTCACCGTCGGGGATCGCGTTCGCACAGGGGCACATCTTCATGGCGTCGCTGCGCGGTGAGCGGCTGTGGGCGATACCAGTTGCCGATGGCAAGCGAATCGGCGAGCCGCAGGCGTTCTTCACCACCAAGTACGGGCGTCTGCGCACGGTCGAGGCGGCACCGGACGGCTCGTTGTGGGTGACGACGTCGAACACCGACGGCCGCGGCCAGCCGCACGACGGCGACGACCGAATTCTCCGGGTGACGCTGAGCAGTTGA
- the gatB gene encoding Asp-tRNA(Asn)/Glu-tRNA(Gln) amidotransferase subunit GatB produces MTADVLEINDALTQYDPVMGLEVHVELNTKSKMFCGCPTEFGAPPNTQTCPVCLGLPGALPVVNARGVESAIKIGLALNCEIAEWCRFARKNYFYPDMPKNFQTSQYDEPIAFNGWTEVVVDGETYRIEIERAHMEEDTGKSTHVGGATGRIHGASHSLVDYNRAGIPLIEIVTKTIEVPGDKAAAVARAYVSMLRDLLLALDVSDVRMDQGSLRCDANVSLKPRGSSVLGTRTETKNVNSFRSVERAVTYEITRQAAVLSSGGKVVQETRHWHEDTGITTSGREKSDAEDYRYFPEPDLVPVAPSREWVEEIRATLPEAPSLRRVRLQEEWGFTDLEMRDVINGNALEPIVATIELGVTPAAAKKWWLGELARSANESGQDLDALGVGPTQVAEVQKLVDEGTLNDKLARQVFEGLLAGEGTPAEIIEKRGLALVSDDSALIEAIDRAIAANPDVVEKVNSGKPAAAGALIGAVMKDMRGQADAAKVRQLLNEKLGI; encoded by the coding sequence ATGACCGCCGATGTTCTCGAAATCAATGACGCGTTGACGCAGTACGACCCGGTCATGGGTCTCGAGGTCCATGTCGAGCTGAACACGAAGTCGAAGATGTTCTGCGGCTGCCCGACCGAGTTCGGCGCGCCGCCGAACACGCAGACCTGCCCGGTCTGCCTCGGTCTGCCGGGTGCGCTGCCGGTGGTGAACGCGCGCGGTGTCGAGTCGGCGATCAAGATCGGCCTGGCGCTGAACTGCGAGATCGCCGAGTGGTGCCGGTTCGCCCGGAAGAACTACTTCTACCCGGACATGCCGAAGAACTTCCAGACCTCGCAGTACGACGAGCCGATCGCGTTCAACGGCTGGACCGAGGTCGTCGTCGACGGCGAGACGTACCGGATCGAGATCGAGCGCGCGCACATGGAGGAGGACACCGGCAAGTCCACCCACGTGGGTGGCGCGACCGGCCGGATCCACGGCGCGTCGCACTCGCTGGTCGACTACAACCGGGCCGGTATCCCGCTGATCGAGATCGTCACGAAGACGATCGAGGTGCCGGGGGACAAGGCCGCGGCCGTCGCGCGCGCGTATGTGAGCATGCTGCGTGATCTGCTGCTCGCGCTGGACGTGTCCGACGTGCGGATGGACCAGGGCTCGCTGCGCTGCGACGCGAACGTGTCGCTGAAGCCGCGCGGGTCGTCGGTCCTGGGCACGCGGACCGAGACCAAGAACGTGAACTCGTTCCGCTCGGTCGAGCGTGCGGTGACGTACGAGATCACCCGGCAGGCGGCGGTGCTGTCGTCCGGTGGCAAGGTCGTGCAGGAGACGCGGCACTGGCACGAGGACACCGGCATCACCACGTCCGGCCGGGAGAAGTCCGACGCCGAGGACTACCGGTACTTCCCGGAGCCCGACCTCGTGCCGGTCGCGCCGTCGCGTGAATGGGTCGAGGAGATCCGGGCGACGCTGCCCGAAGCGCCTTCGCTGCGCCGGGTCCGGCTGCAGGAGGAGTGGGGTTTCACCGACCTCGAGATGCGCGACGTCATCAACGGCAACGCGCTCGAGCCGATCGTGGCGACGATCGAGCTGGGCGTGACGCCGGCCGCCGCGAAGAAGTGGTGGTTGGGTGAGCTGGCCCGCTCGGCGAACGAGTCGGGGCAGGACCTGGACGCGCTGGGCGTCGGCCCGACGCAGGTCGCGGAGGTCCAGAAGCTGGTCGACGAGGGCACGCTGAACGACAAGCTGGCGCGTCAGGTCTTCGAGGGCCTGCTGGCCGGCGAGGGTACGCCCGCGGAGATCATCGAGAAGCGCGGTCTCGCGCTCGTGTCGGACGACTCGGCGCTGATCGAGGCGATCGACCGAGCCATCGCCGCCAACCCCGACGTCGTCGAAAAGGTCAACTCCGGCAAACCGGCCGCCGCCGGCGCCCTGATCGGCGCCGTCATGAAGGACATGCGCGGCCAGGCCGACGCCGCCAAGGTCCGGCAGCTCCTCAACGAGAAGCTGGGTATCTAG
- the gatA gene encoding Asp-tRNA(Asn)/Glu-tRNA(Gln) amidotransferase subunit GatA, whose protein sequence is MSDLTRKTAAELAELMTSGQASSVEITQAHLDRIAAVDGAVHAFLHVDTEGALAQAKAVDDKRTAGEQLAPLAGVPLALKDVLTQEGVPTTAGSKILEGWKPPYDSTVVQRLKAAGIVILGKTNMDEFAMGSSTENSAYGTTHNPWDLARIPGGSGGGSSAAISAYEAPLAIGTDTGGSIRQPGAFTGTVGVKPTYGGTSRYGLIALASSLDTPGPCARTTLDAALLHEAIAGYDPMDSTSINQPVPAVVEAARNGDVAGLRIGVVKELGGEGYQPGVEARFHEAVELLTKLGAEVVEVSCPHFEYALPAYYLILPSEASSNLARFDAMRYGLRVGDDGTNSAEKVTSLTREAGFGAEVKRRIILGTHALSSGYYDAYYGQAQKVRTLIARDFAKAYEQVDVLVSPATPTTAFAIGDRIDDPIAMYKNDLCTIPSNLAGNAAASFPCGLADEDGMPVGFHVMAPVMRDDLCYTVGAALESALAEQWGGVLMTKAPELEVTR, encoded by the coding sequence ATGTCAGATCTCACCAGGAAGACCGCGGCCGAGCTCGCGGAGCTGATGACGTCCGGGCAGGCCAGCTCGGTCGAGATCACCCAGGCCCATCTGGACCGGATCGCCGCCGTCGACGGTGCCGTGCACGCGTTCCTGCACGTGGACACCGAGGGCGCGCTGGCGCAGGCGAAGGCCGTCGACGACAAGCGGACGGCGGGCGAGCAGCTCGCTCCGCTGGCCGGCGTGCCGCTGGCGCTGAAGGACGTGCTCACCCAGGAGGGTGTGCCGACCACGGCCGGTTCGAAGATCCTCGAGGGCTGGAAGCCGCCGTACGACTCGACCGTCGTGCAGCGGCTGAAGGCGGCCGGGATCGTGATCCTCGGCAAGACCAACATGGACGAGTTCGCCATGGGCTCTTCCACCGAGAACTCGGCGTACGGCACGACCCACAACCCGTGGGACCTGGCCCGGATCCCGGGCGGTTCCGGCGGCGGTTCGTCCGCGGCCATCTCGGCGTACGAGGCGCCGCTCGCGATCGGTACCGACACCGGCGGCTCGATCCGCCAGCCGGGTGCGTTCACCGGCACGGTCGGCGTCAAGCCGACGTACGGCGGCACCTCGCGGTACGGGCTGATCGCGCTGGCGTCCTCGCTGGACACGCCCGGTCCGTGTGCCCGGACGACGCTCGACGCGGCGCTGCTGCACGAGGCGATCGCCGGGTACGACCCGATGGACTCGACGTCGATCAACCAGCCGGTCCCGGCCGTGGTCGAGGCCGCCCGCAACGGTGATGTCGCCGGTCTGCGGATCGGCGTGGTGAAGGAGCTCGGCGGCGAGGGATACCAGCCGGGTGTCGAGGCGCGCTTCCACGAGGCGGTCGAGCTGCTCACCAAGCTCGGCGCCGAGGTGGTCGAGGTCTCCTGCCCGCACTTCGAGTACGCGTTGCCGGCCTACTACCTGATCCTGCCGAGCGAGGCCTCGTCGAACCTGGCCAGGTTCGACGCGATGCGGTACGGCCTGCGCGTCGGCGACGACGGCACGAACAGCGCCGAGAAGGTGACGAGCCTGACCCGCGAGGCCGGCTTCGGCGCCGAGGTGAAGCGCCGCATCATCCTCGGCACGCACGCACTGTCGAGCGGGTACTACGACGCCTACTACGGGCAGGCGCAGAAGGTGCGGACGCTGATCGCGCGCGACTTCGCCAAGGCCTACGAGCAGGTCGACGTCCTGGTCTCGCCGGCGACGCCGACGACCGCGTTCGCGATCGGCGACCGGATCGACGACCCGATCGCGATGTACAAGAACGACCTCTGCACGATCCCGTCCAACCTGGCCGGCAACGCGGCCGCGTCGTTCCCGTGCGGCCTCGCCGACGAGGACGGCATGCCGGTCGGCTTCCACGTGATGGCGCCGGTGATGCGCGACGACCTGTGCTACACGGTCGGCGCCGCGCTGGAGTCCGCGCTGGCCGAGCAGTGGGGCGGCGTACTGATGACCAAGGCTCCGGAGCTGGAGGTGACCCGATGA
- the gatC gene encoding Asp-tRNA(Asn)/Glu-tRNA(Gln) amidotransferase subunit GatC yields MPSITREEVAHLARLARIELSDDELDHLAPQLDQIIGLVGQVSQVAADDIPPTSHALPLTNVMRADENVPCLTPEQALSGAPAQEEQRFRVPRILEED; encoded by the coding sequence ATGCCATCGATTACCCGCGAAGAGGTTGCGCACCTGGCGCGACTGGCGCGGATCGAGCTCAGCGACGACGAGCTCGACCACCTTGCGCCGCAGCTCGACCAGATCATCGGACTGGTCGGGCAGGTCAGCCAGGTGGCGGCGGACGACATCCCGCCGACCTCGCACGCCCTGCCGCTGACCAACGTGATGCGCGCGGACGAGAACGTTCCGTGCCTCACGCCCGAGCAGGCGCTCTCCGGCGCGCCCGCCCAGGAGGAGCAGCGCTTCCGGGTGCCGCGGATCCTGGAGGAGGACTGA
- a CDS encoding ACT domain-containing protein — MFLLRLIIPDRPGSLGTVATALGEVNADIHAIEIVEHRRENGTAVDDIVVDLPPGVLPDRLVSACNGVPDVEVIWFSRYGAGGGLHMDLEAVEQMTSAPADAIDILVEQSPAVLHADWAALLDGTGSEVKVALETSATPEFGDIAGRWLPMEKATTLEAPDHKGLAESVLVAAPLESDHRVLVIGRRGGPEFLGSEVARLSYLASLAVTIRATA; from the coding sequence GTGTTTCTGCTGCGCTTGATCATCCCCGACCGGCCCGGTTCGCTGGGCACCGTGGCAACGGCTCTCGGCGAGGTGAATGCCGACATCCACGCGATCGAGATCGTCGAGCACCGTCGCGAGAACGGCACGGCCGTCGACGACATCGTCGTCGACCTCCCGCCCGGCGTCCTGCCCGACCGCCTCGTCTCCGCGTGCAACGGCGTGCCCGACGTCGAGGTCATCTGGTTCTCGCGGTACGGCGCCGGCGGCGGACTGCACATGGACCTCGAAGCGGTCGAGCAGATGACGTCTGCTCCCGCGGACGCGATCGACATCCTGGTCGAGCAGTCCCCCGCCGTACTGCACGCCGACTGGGCCGCGCTGCTCGACGGCACGGGCAGCGAGGTGAAGGTCGCGCTGGAGACGAGCGCGACGCCCGAGTTCGGCGACATCGCCGGCCGGTGGCTGCCGATGGAGAAGGCGACCACGCTGGAAGCGCCGGACCACAAGGGCCTTGCGGAGTCCGTACTGGTCGCGGCGCCGCTGGAGTCCGATCACCGTGTCCTGGTGATCGGCCGTCGCGGTGGGCCCGAGTTCCTGGGCTCCGAAGTTGCCCGCCTGTCCTACCTGGCCTCACTGGCCGTCACGATCCGCGCCACCGCCTGA